The genomic interval TTTGGGGCGAGGGAGTGCAGGGCTGAAAACATACTGCTTTGATTCCATTCCTGGACCACCACACATCCCGAGGAGGTTGATGGATACCCGGCCTCCGACCGCACACCCGCCACCACAACACCCCCACATGTGAACCGCCTTTATTGGTTTCAATGCACTCATTGCTCCAGCGGAACCGCAGATTGTAAGAGGGTGGCCGGGttgctggggggctgcgggggctgcctggcagaaacCTCGGGCTCAGGCACCTTCTTGGCTTCACTTGGGTTTGTCACCTGAAGTTTTCTTCCAGTTGAACAGCCTGGAACCGGCCACTGCACCGAGCGGCCCCAGGGTAGACATCAGCCCGATTTTGGCACCAAGAGAAAAacctccagctcctgcaaagACAGTGACACCCCAGGATACCCCAGGAGCACTGATGCCGCCTGCTGAGGGGCTGTGCACCAGGCAGAGACCACCGAGGACTTCTGCTGGGTGGAGAGAGCCAAGGTCTGCTCCAGGCTGTGCCGGGGAGCTGGCCTGGGGGCCGTCTCTGCCCACTGAGCACTCCAGCCCCTTTCTGCTGGCCCATGCTGGCCCCGGCCAGCACTGTGGGCAAATAATGCAGACACTGCTCTTGCCAGGAGAGCAGACACCCACCTGATGGCCCCAAACCCTCCCCCTTGGTGCCCTACCCCAGCAAGTCTTGATGCGTCCTACCACACCGTGGATTTATCCTTCCCCACAGCTCCGGGTGATTTGGAGCAAGGATGGGTTAAAGGGCTGGTTTGGCTCTACAGCACCTAAGGTGGTGCAGCCCCCCAGGatgaccccagccccactcaccAATCGACTGCAGCACGGCCACGGTGCTGCCGGCCGCCACTGCTCCGTTGTTGGCTATGGCAGCTGCTGACATCATCTTGGCAGCCAGGGACCCAGCGGCGATGCCGGTCGCCTTAAAGCCCAGCACACAGACGCCCGCGGGGACGCCAAAGAGGGCCACCCCTGCGGGCAGGACACCGCAGCGTTAGGGGGCTCTCGGCCACCTGCACCACCCCCTGCCACCGGTGCTGGATCTGGCCCCCCAGAAAGGACAGAGGCGTTGGAGAGGGGAGTGAGGGCTGTGGGGTGCGGGGATGGGGACACCCCATCCTCGGGAGGGGAGGCGGgcaagggctgcagcaggggctgcagcaggggatgCAGCCGGGGATGCAGCCGGGGATGCAGCCGGGTATGCAGCCGGGGATGCAGGCAGACCCCCAGGCACAggccggggctgccccctccctcgcAGCACCCCCCGAGCTCTCCCCGGCCCGGCACtcgcagccccccagcccggtcccccaccacagcccggggCTGGGACCAGGCAGCGACCCCGAGCGCTGCTCGCCCCACGCCAGCCCCTCACCTACTCCGACAGTGGCTCCGATGGCGGCTCCTTTGACTTTGTTTTTCATGGCTCGGAAGGAGAGGCCCTGCCTACCCTGCCTACCCTGCCGGCCCTgctcgccccgccccgccccgccccgccccgccccgccccgccccgccccgccccgcccggcgcgTCATCACGCGGGGGCGGAGGCTGCGGGCTGGCCGGGGCCTTTCATTAAGGGGATCGAGTGCAGCAGGGGAGGTAcacggggggcgggggggggtgtgtctCAGCGAGACAAGCATCAGTGAGGGTCCCGAGGCGGGTCCCGGAGGGTCACAGCAGGACTCCCCCGAGGGCAGCCTCGATGACAATCCCGGCCACCAACAGCCGTCACAGCTGTTGGACTTCACTGTGGacctgaggaagaggaggagaaatcaGCCCGAGCCTCCCCGTCCCCAGCATGGGGCCCCCACTGCACCCCACTGCCTGGGGGGGCATCCCAAGGAGgagcagcccccaccccccccccaccaacGACCTCACCTCCCTGTGGGTGCACCTGGCACCCCACACCAGGGGGGACCCCAGGGTTCCCCCCTCCCGTGGCCGCCCCAGGCCCTCATCACACTGCTGGTACCTCCTGGGGAGGCTGAAACACGGGGTGCGCTGCGGTGACCCCGTGGGCACCGCGTGGCACAGTGCCAGGAGCACTCACCAAGCAGCTTGGCTATGGCCACCAGGGTCCTGGGGGCCACCCTCCCGCCACTGCCAACACAAGCATCGTCCGGCATGCGGGCATCTGGCTGCGTTACCTGCTTCGGTGAGGCTCGGTGCCAGCAGAGCTCCCGCCACCGCCACAATGAgtcctgctgcagagagaagcagcgGTGACACTCCCACGGGAACACACATGTCCCCAGGCTGTGAAACCCTCAGCCCCGGGGCGCTGCTCAGACACGCGTGTCCCCCCAGCCTCAAAAGAGGGGGGTGCGGAGGCAGAGCCCTGGTGGCCCACgccagcctggagcagagcagggggtgCAGAGCACCGGGGCCAAACCTCCCTAACTGGGGCACCGAGAGGGTCCTGCATGTGGGGTGGGCTGAGGGGCAGCGttctggggagggggcagcaccCCCGAGCAGGGTCTGtgtgtgcagagcagcagtgcgAAGCACCAGGAACGTGATTTGTTTCTGCGTGGTGTCAGCCATCCCCGTGCCCACCAGCGCCTTACCCGTCGGTGGGGTCAGCCCAAGAACACAGAAAACCTGTAACAGAGCGGGGATGGAGGGCGGTCAGTCGGCCGGGCCGAAGGGAGGGCGAGCTGCTGGGGCGCTGCGAGGGGCTCCTCCACGCCCTGCCCGCACCCCTGGAccccctcctcctgcaggaGCATGTGCCCCTTCCTGGGAGCATCCCGGCGCCCCACACCAGCAGGACAACGGCTTGTGCCTTCTCCAAAACGCTGGGGAAGCACGTCCTTGCCGGCACAGCCCCACTGCCCACAGCTGGCCCTGGCCCCGTCCCGTGAGAGCCCCAAGCCCCCGAGCCCCCCCGCGCCTTTGCTCAGAACCGGAGGGATATTTGCTGTGCACCCAGGGGTGGGTACCCCGTGTGCCCTGTGCTGTCCCACTGTGGGGACAGCACCCCTGACCCCGGGAGCCGCCGCACAGCTTACCCATGGCGGGCTGGCCCGGGGGGGCAGCGGCTGGAGTGAAGGTGTGGGGCGTCTTGTCCAAGCTGGGTCCTTTGAGGAGCAAGAATAAGAGTTTCTTCCTAGAGTGGCATGGGTGGCGAGCGGGCTTTTGCTCTCCTGCACAGccacccccttcccaccccatccTGCCCCCCAGGAGCGCCTCCATCACCCCACAAAATCAGAGACCCCCCCCAGACCTCGTGTTTCTTCCCAGCCCAGGACTCCCTGGCCACTCCGCCAGCCCAGCGGACTGAGCACCCCCCCACACTTTTATCCCCCCCTCACAAAAGGGGTGCTGTCCCCAAGCACCTGCCACggtgccccagcaccctgtgccaCCAACCTGCTCGTCTGCTGACCAAGAGGTCAGTGCTGATAACAGAGGTCTTGGGTGACATCGGACGATAAAGTTCCAAGAATCACCCTGCTGGGTTGTTTTCCCACAATTTCTGGTCCACTCCCGTGTTCACCCTTGGTGTGCCTGGTTCCACCAGAGCTGGAGGTGGCCGGGCAGCGCGGCTGTGACTTCCCTGTCCCCAAGGGTCGgaccccagggctgccccccaCGGGGAGCTCCCTCCCTTTGCTGCAATGCCCTCGCAGGGACGGGGGGGACGGGAGGTGCCGGGGCTGCGGTGGGGAGATGTgctgggtggggaggaggcTCCTCACGCTTGTGCCGTGACGGCTGGGGCTCCTTGGGGCATTTCCCCaccagctctggggctggggaagctCGGCCGTTTTGGA from Falco biarmicus isolate bFalBia1 chromosome 3, bFalBia1.pri, whole genome shotgun sequence carries:
- the LOC130146305 gene encoding interferon alpha-inducible protein 27-like protein 2A → MKNKVKGAAIGATVGVGVALFGVPAGVCVLGFKATGIAAGSLAAKMMSAAAIANNGAVAAGSTVAVLQSIGAGGFSLGAKIGLMSTLGPLGAVAGSRLFNWKKTSGDKPK